From Streptomyces sp. NBC_00370, a single genomic window includes:
- a CDS encoding nucleotidyltransferase domain-containing protein produces the protein MTADDVLSLLALIRGAGADVWTAGGWGVDALVGEQSRGHRDLDLVHRVEQEHALLDALAGAGFAPTLDARPLRFVYAHPDGREIDLHPLVFAPDGSATQSSPDPAEPFRYPADCFTTGTIGGAVVPCLSAAQQVYFHQGYEPADRDRHDMALLRAKFGIATHF, from the coding sequence ATGACCGCCGACGACGTGCTGTCCCTGCTCGCGCTGATCCGGGGCGCCGGTGCCGACGTGTGGACGGCGGGGGGTTGGGGTGTGGACGCCCTGGTGGGGGAGCAGAGCCGGGGGCATCGGGATCTGGATCTCGTGCACCGGGTGGAGCAGGAGCACGCGTTGCTGGACGCGCTCGCCGGGGCCGGGTTCGCGCCGACGCTGGACGCGCGGCCCCTGCGGTTCGTGTACGCACATCCGGACGGGCGGGAGATCGATCTGCATCCGCTCGTCTTCGCCCCCGACGGCTCAGCGACCCAGTCGTCCCCCGATCCCGCCGAGCCCTTCCGGTATCCGGCGGACTGCTTCACCACCGGGACGATCGGCGGGGCCGTCGTCCCGTGTCTCTCCGCCGCGCAGCAGGTCTACTTCCACCAGGGGTACGAACCGGCCGACCGCGACCGGCACGACATGGCCCTGCTGAGGGCGAAATTCGGCATCGCGACCCACTTCTGA
- a CDS encoding ATP-binding protein produces the protein MNTDGTHDPRGGARDSRDTRATPVPRPAGPPGPSYAGPPAGPPAGPPPMPRSAPFGTPPAPEHAPATGPTLRDWLHMPRLSDAPGTWTYGHRPRPAVEPERTPLRQLVSGALISLLVGVLLWSLLWNRYLGSFWLWPLVVFTPDSWWDGSSTSVAPAAAWIYYALVIGILAVVFGRLGRWPELAKRVLGHRADTPPPVVAAPPPGPEDDLAEWPELRAAGLGDSAARLAAEVREGRMNDVDYVRIRRAWHSVRVDPTRLPAFTDAVRTGGAAACVHPSGKRDLPVRAARHDLFVRQVRLGTVQDGERNPYGRRGTGIALEPQLLGTSLLAVGPPGAGKTQALVRPVVESLALQALAGQAAVVAVCATGTPLGPDDAYDVVVKLGDPQSVYDLDLYGGTNDPDEAASVLAEGLVGDLTDTDSRRATTVLAQLLGPFRAAYGRLPAVPELRELLDGVPTAIATLREALEADGHHAMRRELEGRERQAGAPGDPGRALADRIALLDRPAFAGFFDTSGRTRPFSLRALEHPLRVRIDLPERGHAEASRLLARLVLAQFTANAAVRADHSLFACLVLDDATRTLTPETLRGVQRLRSVNAGAVLTLRTLDDVPETLHTALLGAVGCRMAFAGITTWDGKRFAEAWGTEWVETRDVTQRTVFADQPLTRAIHSFRKLVSGKAVTTEGVTVRQVERERWSASDLAHAVPAGHAVLSLRTVDGEHAPPLLVDLRH, from the coding sequence ATGAACACCGACGGCACGCACGACCCGCGGGGCGGCGCGCGCGACTCACGCGACACTCGCGCCACTCCCGTGCCCCGGCCGGCGGGCCCGCCGGGACCGTCGTACGCGGGGCCTCCGGCGGGACCACCTGCGGGGCCACCGCCCATGCCACGCTCGGCCCCGTTCGGCACGCCCCCGGCCCCGGAGCACGCCCCGGCCACGGGCCCGACGCTCCGCGACTGGCTGCACATGCCACGCCTCTCGGACGCCCCGGGCACATGGACGTACGGCCACCGGCCGAGGCCGGCGGTGGAACCGGAGCGGACGCCGCTGCGGCAGCTGGTGAGCGGCGCGCTGATCTCGCTGCTCGTGGGTGTGCTGCTCTGGTCACTGCTCTGGAACCGCTACCTGGGCAGCTTCTGGCTCTGGCCGCTGGTCGTCTTCACCCCCGACTCGTGGTGGGACGGCAGCAGCACATCCGTCGCACCCGCCGCCGCCTGGATCTACTACGCGCTCGTCATCGGCATCCTCGCCGTCGTCTTCGGACGCCTCGGCCGCTGGCCGGAACTCGCCAAGCGCGTCCTCGGACACCGCGCCGACACCCCGCCGCCCGTCGTCGCCGCGCCGCCGCCCGGGCCCGAGGACGACCTCGCCGAGTGGCCCGAGCTGCGGGCAGCTGGCCTGGGCGACAGCGCGGCGCGGCTCGCCGCCGAGGTGCGCGAGGGCCGGATGAACGACGTCGACTACGTCCGTATCCGGCGCGCCTGGCACTCCGTGCGGGTCGACCCGACCCGGCTGCCCGCGTTCACCGACGCCGTACGGACCGGCGGCGCCGCCGCCTGCGTCCATCCGTCCGGCAAGCGCGACCTGCCCGTCAGGGCGGCGCGGCACGATCTGTTCGTCCGGCAGGTCAGGCTCGGCACCGTCCAGGACGGCGAGCGCAACCCTTACGGCAGGCGGGGCACCGGCATCGCGCTGGAACCCCAGCTCCTCGGGACCTCGCTGCTCGCCGTCGGTCCGCCGGGAGCGGGCAAGACACAGGCCCTGGTCAGGCCCGTCGTCGAATCGCTGGCCCTCCAGGCGCTCGCCGGGCAGGCCGCCGTCGTCGCCGTGTGCGCCACCGGCACCCCGCTCGGGCCCGACGACGCGTACGACGTGGTGGTCAAGCTCGGCGACCCGCAGTCCGTGTACGACCTCGACCTGTACGGCGGCACCAACGACCCCGACGAGGCGGCGTCCGTCCTCGCCGAAGGGCTCGTCGGCGACCTCACCGACACCGACAGCAGGCGGGCCACCACCGTGCTCGCGCAGCTGCTCGGCCCGTTCCGCGCCGCGTACGGCCGGCTGCCCGCCGTCCCCGAACTGCGCGAACTGCTCGACGGGGTGCCGACGGCGATCGCCACGCTCCGCGAAGCCCTCGAAGCCGACGGGCACCACGCCATGCGCCGGGAGCTCGAAGGACGCGAGCGGCAGGCAGGCGCGCCCGGGGACCCCGGCCGTGCGCTCGCCGACCGGATCGCGCTGCTCGACCGGCCCGCCTTCGCCGGATTCTTCGACACCAGCGGCCGGACCAGGCCGTTCTCGCTGCGCGCCCTGGAACACCCGCTGCGGGTCCGTATCGACCTGCCGGAGCGCGGGCACGCCGAGGCGTCGCGGCTGCTGGCCCGGCTGGTGCTCGCCCAGTTCACCGCGAACGCGGCGGTCAGGGCCGACCACTCGCTGTTCGCCTGTCTCGTCCTCGACGACGCGACCCGCACCCTCACCCCCGAGACGCTACGCGGCGTGCAGCGGCTGCGGTCCGTCAACGCCGGGGCCGTACTCACCCTGCGCACGCTCGACGACGTACCGGAGACGCTGCACACGGCGCTGCTCGGCGCCGTCGGCTGCCGGATGGCCTTCGCCGGCATCACGACGTGGGACGGCAAGCGGTTCGCCGAGGCATGGGGCACGGAGTGGGTGGAGACCCGCGACGTCACGCAGCGCACGGTCTTCGCCGACCAGCCGCTGACCCGCGCCATCCACTCCTTCCGGAAGCTGGTCAGCGGCAAGGCGGTGACCACGGAGGGCGTGACCGTCCGGCAGGTCGAGCGCGAGCGGTGGTCGGCCTCCGACCTGGCGCACGCGGTGCCGGCGGGGCACGCGGTGCTGTCGCTGCGGACGGTCGATGGCGAGCACGCGCCACCGCTGCTGGTGGATTTGCGGCACTGA
- the dxr gene encoding 1-deoxy-D-xylulose-5-phosphate reductoisomerase, translated as MSDSPAPLADPHLAFDPAEGRRDIVVLGSTGSIGTQAIDLILRNPDRFRVTALSAAGGRVALLAEQARQLRVRTVAVARPDTVPVLREALRAEYGPGEALPEILAGLEAATELAASDCHTVLNGITGSIGLAPTLAALEAGRTLALANKESLIVGGPLVKAAAAPGQIIPVDSEHAALFQALAAGTRADVRKLIVTASGGPFRGRTRAELDDVTREDALAHPTWAMGPVITINSATLVNKGLEVIEAHLLYDIPFERIEVVVHPQSYVHSMVEFSDGSTLAQATPPDMHGPIAIGLGWPERVPDAAPAFDWTKASSWEFFPLDTEAFPSVGLARHVGALGGTAPAVFNAANEECVDAFLSGRLPFNGIMDTVTEVVAEHGSPGKGTPLTVGDVLEAETWARARARELAVKATAEARA; from the coding sequence ATGAGCGACAGCCCAGCCCCTCTCGCGGACCCCCACCTCGCCTTCGATCCGGCCGAAGGCCGCCGGGACATCGTCGTCCTCGGCTCCACCGGGTCCATCGGTACCCAGGCCATCGACCTGATCCTGCGCAATCCCGACCGTTTCCGGGTCACCGCGCTGTCCGCCGCCGGCGGCAGGGTGGCCCTGCTCGCCGAGCAGGCGCGGCAGCTGCGGGTGCGCACGGTCGCCGTGGCGCGCCCGGACACGGTTCCCGTGCTCCGGGAGGCGCTGCGGGCCGAGTACGGGCCCGGCGAGGCGCTTCCCGAGATCCTCGCGGGGCTCGAGGCGGCCACCGAACTGGCCGCCTCCGACTGTCACACCGTGCTGAACGGCATCACCGGTTCCATCGGCCTCGCGCCGACCCTCGCCGCCCTCGAAGCCGGCCGCACCCTCGCCCTCGCCAACAAGGAATCGCTGATCGTCGGCGGTCCGCTGGTCAAGGCCGCCGCCGCGCCCGGGCAGATCATCCCGGTCGACTCCGAGCACGCCGCGCTGTTCCAGGCACTGGCCGCCGGCACCCGCGCCGATGTGCGCAAGCTCATCGTCACCGCCTCCGGCGGCCCCTTCCGCGGCCGTACCCGCGCCGAACTCGACGATGTCACCCGCGAGGACGCCCTCGCCCACCCCACCTGGGCCATGGGCCCCGTCATCACGATCAACTCGGCGACCCTCGTCAACAAGGGCCTCGAAGTGATCGAGGCCCATTTGCTGTACGACATCCCCTTCGAACGCATCGAGGTTGTCGTACACCCCCAGTCGTACGTTCACTCGATGGTGGAGTTCAGCGACGGCTCGACCCTCGCGCAGGCCACTCCGCCCGACATGCACGGCCCGATCGCCATCGGACTCGGCTGGCCGGAGCGGGTGCCGGACGCGGCGCCCGCCTTCGACTGGACCAAGGCGTCGTCCTGGGAGTTCTTCCCGCTCGACACCGAGGCGTTCCCCTCCGTGGGACTCGCCCGGCACGTCGGAGCGCTGGGCGGCACGGCTCCCGCCGTGTTCAACGCCGCCAACGAGGAGTGTGTGGACGCGTTCCTGTCGGGTCGGCTGCCGTTCAACGGCATCATGGATACCGTCACCGAAGTCGTCGCCGAGCACGGGAGCCCCGGCAAGGGAACCCCGCTCACTGTCGGTGACGTCCTGGAAGCTGAGACCTGGGCACGGGCCCGGGCCCGGGAACTGGCAGTGAAGGCAACAGCGGAGGCTCGCGCATGA
- a CDS encoding acyl-CoA dehydrogenase family protein → MSAPSTASAPQGQPKVSEREARQVAEEAREQGWRKPSFAKEMFLGRFRLDLIHPHPMPAQEDVRRGEAFLAKLRTFCEEKVDGALIEREAKIPDEVINGLKELGALGMKIDTKYGGLGLTQVYYNKALALVGSANPAIGALLSAHQSIGVPQPLKQFGSQEQKDAFLPRLARTDISAFLLTEPDVGSDPARLATSAVPDGDDYVLDGVKLWTTNGVVADLLVVMARVPKSKGHKGGISAFIVEADSPGITVEHRNAFMGLRGLENGVTRFHQVRVPAANRIGPEGAGLKIALTTLNTGRLSLPAMCVGSGKWCLKIAREWSAEREQWGRPVAKHEAVGEKISFIAATTFALEAVVDLSSQMADENRNDIRIEAALAKLYGSEMGWRMADELVQIRGGRGFETADSLAARGERPVPAEQMLRDMRINRIFEGSTEIMHLLIAREAVDAHLAVAGDIIDPDKSLSDKAKAGAQAGKFYARWLPKLVAGPGQLPNSYGEFHHAGHPDLAAHLRYVERGSRKLARSTFYAMSRWQGRMETKQGFLGRIVDIGAELFAMSAACVRAELLRTSGDHGREAYQLADAFCRQSRIRVEELFGRLWSNTDDIDHKVVDGVLSGTYTWLEEGVVDASGEGPWIADATPGPSKRDNVHRPIK, encoded by the coding sequence ATGTCCGCCCCATCCACCGCATCCGCACCCCAGGGCCAGCCCAAGGTCTCCGAGCGTGAGGCACGGCAGGTCGCCGAGGAAGCCCGTGAGCAGGGCTGGCGCAAGCCCAGCTTCGCCAAGGAGATGTTCCTCGGCCGCTTCCGCCTCGACCTCATCCATCCGCACCCGATGCCCGCACAGGAGGACGTACGGCGCGGTGAGGCGTTCCTGGCCAAGCTGCGGACGTTCTGCGAGGAGAAGGTCGACGGCGCGCTCATCGAGCGCGAGGCCAAGATCCCGGACGAGGTCATCAACGGCCTCAAGGAACTCGGCGCGCTCGGCATGAAGATCGACACCAAGTACGGCGGTCTCGGTCTCACCCAGGTGTACTACAACAAGGCCCTGGCGCTGGTCGGCTCGGCGAACCCCGCGATCGGCGCGCTGCTCTCCGCGCATCAGTCGATCGGCGTACCGCAGCCGCTCAAACAGTTCGGCAGCCAGGAGCAGAAGGACGCCTTCCTGCCGAGGCTGGCCCGCACGGACATCTCGGCCTTCCTGCTGACCGAGCCCGACGTCGGCTCGGACCCGGCCAGGCTGGCGACGTCCGCCGTCCCGGACGGCGACGACTACGTGCTGGACGGCGTCAAGCTGTGGACGACCAACGGCGTCGTCGCCGACCTGCTCGTGGTGATGGCGCGGGTGCCGAAGTCCAAGGGCCACAAGGGCGGTATCTCGGCGTTCATCGTCGAGGCGGACTCGCCGGGCATCACGGTCGAGCACCGCAACGCGTTCATGGGCCTGCGCGGCCTGGAGAACGGCGTGACCCGCTTCCACCAGGTCCGGGTCCCCGCGGCGAACCGGATCGGCCCCGAGGGCGCCGGTCTCAAGATCGCCCTGACGACGCTGAACACCGGGCGGCTCTCGCTGCCCGCGATGTGCGTCGGCTCGGGCAAGTGGTGTCTGAAGATCGCCCGCGAGTGGTCCGCCGAGCGTGAGCAGTGGGGCAGGCCCGTCGCCAAGCACGAGGCGGTGGGCGAGAAGATCTCCTTCATCGCGGCGACGACGTTCGCGCTGGAGGCCGTGGTCGACCTGTCGTCGCAGATGGCCGACGAGAACCGCAACGACATCCGTATCGAGGCGGCCCTGGCCAAGCTGTACGGCTCCGAGATGGGCTGGCGGATGGCCGACGAGCTGGTCCAGATCCGCGGTGGCCGCGGCTTCGAGACGGCCGACTCGCTGGCGGCCCGCGGCGAACGCCCCGTGCCCGCCGAGCAGATGCTCCGCGACATGCGGATCAACCGCATCTTCGAAGGCTCGACGGAGATCATGCACCTGCTGATCGCCCGCGAGGCCGTCGACGCCCACCTCGCGGTGGCCGGCGACATCATCGACCCGGACAAGTCCCTCTCCGACAAGGCGAAGGCGGGCGCGCAGGCGGGCAAGTTCTACGCCCGCTGGCTGCCGAAGCTGGTTGCCGGCCCGGGTCAACTGCCCAACTCGTACGGCGAGTTCCACCACGCCGGCCACCCCGACCTGGCGGCGCACCTGCGCTACGTGGAACGCGGCTCCCGCAAACTGGCCCGCTCCACCTTCTACGCCATGTCGCGCTGGCAGGGCCGGATGGAGACCAAGCAGGGCTTCCTCGGCCGGATCGTCGACATCGGCGCCGAACTGTTCGCGATGAGCGCCGCCTGCGTACGGGCCGAACTGCTCCGCACGAGCGGCGACCACGGCCGCGAGGCGTACCAACTGGCCGACGCCTTCTGCCGGCAGTCCAGGATCCGCGTCGAGGAGCTGTTCGGCCGCCTGTGGTCCAACACGGACGACATCGACCACAAGGTCGTGGACGGCGTCCTGTCCGGCACGTACACCTGGCTGGAGGAGGGCGTCGTCGACGCGAGCGGCGAAGGCCCCTGGATCGCCGACGCGACCCCGGGCCCCTCCAAGCGCGACAACGTCCACCGCCCGATCAAGTAG
- a CDS encoding aldehyde dehydrogenase family protein, which yields MTSTHAFWLAGRQATGQDTFDVTSPWDGRLVGTVAVPTDAQVEEAVAAAHGVVGEFAATPAHVRAAALDHVSRRLVERTEEIARLISDENGKPMKWARGEVGRAVSVFRFAAEEARRFNGGEAQRLDTDAGGAGRLALTRRFPKGVVLGIAPFNFPLNLCAHKIAPAIAVGSPIILKPAPATPLSGLLIGELLAETELPAGSWSVLPVANDRMPALVQDERLPVISFTGSDKVGFAIMDSVPRKHLTLELGGNGAAVVLADYASEQDLDWAASRIATFSNYQGGQSCISVQRVIADASVYDRLVPKIVAAVGAQVTGDPADDATDVGPLVSEDAAKRVEAWVDEAVRGGARLLAGGKRDGASYAPTVLADVPGDVTISCEEVFGPVLTLRRVDGESEAFDAVNDSKYGLQAGVFTHDVQAAFRAHRTLEVGGVIIGDVPSYRADQMPYGGAKMSGVGREGVRFAMDDYTYERVMVLTGLAL from the coding sequence ATGACCTCCACCCACGCCTTCTGGCTCGCCGGCCGCCAGGCCACCGGGCAGGACACCTTCGACGTCACCTCCCCCTGGGACGGCCGGCTCGTCGGGACCGTCGCCGTGCCGACCGACGCGCAGGTCGAGGAGGCCGTCGCCGCCGCGCACGGGGTGGTCGGCGAGTTCGCCGCCACGCCCGCGCACGTACGCGCCGCCGCCCTCGACCACGTGTCGCGTCGGCTCGTCGAGCGGACCGAGGAGATCGCCCGGCTGATCTCCGACGAGAATGGCAAGCCCATGAAGTGGGCCAGGGGCGAGGTCGGGCGGGCCGTGTCCGTGTTCCGGTTCGCCGCCGAGGAGGCCCGCCGGTTCAACGGGGGTGAGGCGCAGCGCCTCGACACCGATGCCGGCGGCGCGGGGCGGCTCGCGCTGACGCGGCGTTTCCCCAAGGGCGTCGTCCTCGGCATCGCGCCGTTCAACTTCCCGCTCAACCTGTGCGCGCACAAGATCGCCCCGGCCATCGCCGTCGGGTCGCCGATCATCCTCAAGCCCGCCCCAGCGACCCCGCTGTCCGGGCTGCTCATCGGGGAGCTGCTCGCCGAGACCGAGCTGCCCGCCGGGTCCTGGTCGGTGCTGCCCGTGGCGAACGACCGGATGCCCGCGCTCGTCCAGGACGAGCGGCTGCCGGTGATCTCGTTCACCGGTTCCGACAAGGTCGGCTTCGCGATCATGGACTCCGTCCCGCGCAAGCACCTCACCCTCGAACTCGGCGGCAACGGCGCGGCCGTCGTCCTCGCCGACTACGCGAGCGAGCAGGACCTGGACTGGGCCGCGAGCCGGATCGCCACGTTCTCGAACTACCAGGGCGGCCAGTCCTGCATCTCCGTGCAGCGGGTCATCGCCGACGCCTCGGTGTACGACCGGCTCGTGCCGAAGATCGTCGCCGCGGTCGGGGCGCAGGTCACCGGTGACCCCGCCGACGACGCCACGGACGTGGGCCCGCTCGTCAGCGAGGACGCGGCCAAGCGGGTCGAGGCGTGGGTGGACGAGGCCGTACGGGGCGGGGCGCGGCTGCTGGCCGGCGGGAAGCGGGACGGCGCCTCGTACGCGCCCACCGTGCTCGCCGACGTCCCCGGCGACGTGACCATCTCCTGCGAGGAGGTCTTCGGGCCCGTACTGACCCTGCGGCGCGTCGACGGCGAGAGCGAGGCGTTCGACGCCGTCAACGACTCGAAGTACGGCCTCCAGGCGGGCGTGTTCACGCACGACGTGCAGGCCGCCTTCCGCGCGCACCGCACTCTGGAGGTCGGCGGCGTGATCATCGGCGACGTCCCCTCGTACCGCGCGGACCAGATGCCGTACGGCGGCGCCAAGATGTCCGGCGTCGGCCGCGAGGGCGTGCGGTTCGCGATGGACGACTACACGTACGAGCGGGTCATGGTATTGACGGGCCTCGCCCTGTAG
- a CDS encoding PucR family transcriptional regulator, with the protein MPPTLASLVQHSALKLTVRAGEDRLQTPVRWVHASELADPVPYMEGGELLLVTATTLDAEDPAAMRRYVRRLVGAGVAGLGFAVGVNYEDIPDALVEAARSEGLPLLGVPRRTAFLAISKAVSQAIAADQYHAVSAGFEIQRELTNAALTEGPAALLARLAAHVDGWAALYDTSGAVVAAAPEWAARRAARLTSDVARLGERPAPASQVVGGDAVDTDDRVELQSLGTGRRVRGVLAVGTAAAPGTAERYAVHSAVALLTLTTERSRALQEAEQRLGAAVLRMLLSGQPDHARAVAGDLYGELLDAPFRLLVAESADAAAGQDRETDHPLEVLAEALEATASRAAEAILVVPEGDERLVVLAVDGGPVVTAAVAYAARESEEAGVAIGLSAPTGPIAAAGAYKQAEQALSVARRRGRALVEHEELAAGSILPLLADDAVRAFADGMLRPLYEHDAKGRGDLAASLRAWLSHHGQWDAAAADLGVHRHTLRYRMRRVEEILGRSLDDPDVRMELWLALKTAEPSPS; encoded by the coding sequence ATGCCGCCCACGCTCGCATCGCTCGTCCAGCACTCGGCGCTCAAGCTCACCGTGCGCGCCGGGGAGGACCGGCTGCAGACCCCTGTGCGCTGGGTGCACGCCAGCGAGCTGGCCGACCCCGTGCCGTACATGGAGGGCGGGGAGCTGCTGCTCGTCACGGCGACCACTCTCGACGCCGAGGACCCCGCCGCGATGCGGCGCTACGTACGGCGGCTGGTCGGCGCCGGGGTGGCCGGGCTCGGCTTCGCCGTCGGCGTCAACTACGAGGACATCCCGGACGCGCTGGTCGAGGCGGCGCGCAGCGAGGGGCTGCCGCTGCTCGGCGTCCCCCGGCGCACGGCGTTCCTGGCGATCAGCAAGGCGGTCTCGCAGGCGATCGCCGCTGACCAGTACCACGCGGTGAGCGCCGGCTTCGAGATCCAGCGCGAGCTGACGAACGCCGCGCTCACCGAAGGCCCGGCGGCGCTGCTGGCCCGGCTCGCCGCGCACGTCGACGGCTGGGCGGCGCTGTACGACACGTCGGGCGCCGTCGTCGCCGCAGCCCCCGAGTGGGCGGCCAGACGGGCCGCCCGGCTGACCTCCGACGTGGCCAGGCTGGGGGAGCGGCCCGCCCCCGCGTCCCAGGTGGTCGGCGGCGACGCCGTCGACACGGACGACCGGGTGGAACTCCAGTCCCTGGGCACCGGGCGCCGCGTACGGGGCGTGCTGGCCGTCGGCACGGCGGCGGCGCCCGGCACGGCCGAGCGGTACGCGGTCCACTCGGCGGTCGCCCTGCTGACCCTCACCACGGAACGCTCCCGCGCCTTGCAGGAGGCCGAGCAGCGACTCGGCGCCGCCGTGCTGCGCATGCTGCTCTCCGGCCAGCCGGACCACGCGCGCGCCGTGGCCGGCGACCTGTACGGGGAGCTGCTGGACGCGCCGTTCCGGCTGCTGGTCGCGGAGAGCGCGGACGCCGCGGCGGGACAGGACCGGGAGACCGACCACCCGCTGGAAGTACTGGCCGAAGCCCTGGAAGCCACCGCCTCACGCGCGGCCGAGGCGATCCTGGTCGTGCCGGAAGGCGACGAACGCTTGGTCGTCCTGGCCGTCGACGGCGGCCCGGTGGTCACGGCCGCCGTGGCGTACGCTGCGCGCGAGTCGGAAGAGGCCGGAGTGGCCATCGGCCTCTCGGCCCCGACGGGCCCCATCGCAGCGGCCGGCGCGTACAAGCAGGCCGAACAGGCCCTCTCGGTCGCCCGCCGCCGTGGCCGCGCCCTGGTCGAACACGAGGAACTGGCGGCGGGCTCGATCCTCCCCCTCCTCGCCGACGACGCGGTGCGCGCCTTCGCCGACGGCATGCTGCGCCCGCTGTACGAACACGACGCGAAGGGCCGCGGCGACCTGGCGGCGTCGCTGCGCGCCTGGCTGTCCCACCACGGCCAGTGGGACGCGGCGGCGGCGGACCTGGGGGTGCATCGTCATACGCTGCGCTACCGGATGCGGCGGGTGGAGGAGATTCTGGGGCGCTCGCTGGACGATCCGGATGTCCGGATGGAACTGTGGCTGGCCCTGAAGACGGCGGAGCCGTCGCCGTCGTAG
- the gabT gene encoding 4-aminobutyrate--2-oxoglutarate transaminase encodes MTAIPQERRLVTAVPGPKSLELQARRTATVAGGVGSTMPVFAARAGGGVLEDVDGNRFIDFGSGIAVTTVGASAEAVVRRATAQLADFTHTCFMITPYEGYVAVCEQLAELTPGDHAKKSALFNSGAEAVENAVKIARSYTKRQAVVVFDHGYHGRTNLTMALTAKNMPYKNGFGPFAPEIYRVPVAYGYRWPTGPENCGPEASAQAIDQISKQIGAENVAAIIIEPVLGEGGFIEPAKGFLPALAKFAKDNGIVFVADEIQSGFCRTGQWFACEDEGIVPDLITTAKGIAGGLPLAAVTGRAEIMDAAHSGGLGGTYGGNPVACAAALGSIETMRELDLPAKARRIEEIMKARLATLREKYDIVGDVRGRGAMIAIELVKDRESKEPAAEATAALAKACQQAGLLVLTCGTYGNVLRFLPPLVIGEDLLNEGLDIIEQAFAGL; translated from the coding sequence ATGACCGCAATCCCGCAGGAGCGCCGTCTCGTCACCGCCGTCCCCGGTCCCAAGTCGCTGGAGTTGCAGGCGCGCCGTACGGCCACGGTGGCCGGCGGGGTGGGGTCCACGATGCCCGTCTTCGCCGCCCGCGCCGGTGGCGGGGTGCTGGAGGACGTGGACGGCAACCGGTTCATCGACTTCGGCTCCGGCATCGCCGTGACGACGGTGGGGGCCAGCGCCGAGGCCGTCGTGCGCCGGGCCACCGCCCAGCTCGCCGACTTCACCCACACCTGTTTCATGATCACCCCGTACGAGGGGTACGTCGCCGTCTGCGAGCAGCTCGCCGAGCTGACCCCCGGCGACCACGCCAAGAAGTCCGCCCTGTTCAACTCGGGCGCCGAGGCCGTCGAGAACGCGGTGAAGATCGCCCGCTCGTACACCAAGCGCCAGGCGGTCGTCGTCTTCGACCACGGCTACCACGGCCGTACCAACCTGACGATGGCGCTGACCGCGAAGAACATGCCGTACAAGAACGGCTTCGGTCCGTTCGCGCCCGAGATCTACCGGGTGCCGGTGGCGTACGGCTACCGCTGGCCGACCGGGCCCGAGAACTGCGGCCCCGAGGCGTCCGCGCAGGCCATCGACCAGATCAGCAAGCAGATCGGCGCCGAGAACGTCGCCGCGATCATCATCGAGCCGGTGCTCGGCGAGGGCGGCTTCATCGAGCCGGCGAAGGGCTTCCTGCCGGCGCTGGCGAAGTTCGCGAAGGACAACGGGATCGTCTTCGTCGCCGACGAGATCCAGTCGGGCTTCTGCCGCACCGGCCAGTGGTTCGCCTGCGAGGACGAGGGCATCGTCCCCGACCTGATCACCACGGCGAAGGGCATCGCGGGCGGCCTGCCGCTCGCCGCCGTCACCGGGCGCGCCGAGATCATGGACGCGGCGCACTCGGGCGGCCTCGGCGGTACGTACGGCGGCAACCCGGTGGCCTGCGCCGCCGCGCTGGGATCCATCGAGACGATGCGCGAGCTGGACCTGCCGGCGAAGGCCCGCCGGATCGAGGAGATCATGAAGGCCCGGCTCGCGACGCTGCGCGAGAAGTACGACATCGTCGGCGACGTACGCGGCCGCGGCGCGATGATCGCGATCGAGCTGGTGAAGGACCGGGAGTCGAAGGAGCCGGCGGCCGAGGCCACGGCGGCGCTCGCGAAGGCCTGTCAGCAGGCCGGGCTGCTGGTGCTGACCTGTGGCACGTACGGCAACGTGCTGCGTTTCCTGCCGCCGCTGGTGATCGGCGAGGACCTGCTGAACGAGGGCCTGGACATCATCGAGCAGGCGTTCGCCGGGCTCTGA